In the genome of Cydia strobilella chromosome Z, ilCydStro3.1, whole genome shotgun sequence, one region contains:
- the LOC134754769 gene encoding protein PRRC2C-like isoform X7: protein MSALSTPGGGGTSAQSKPTSGKQKYQKLDINSLYCTNKNESSEPSSVKSQLSRKHGMQSLGKVPSARRPPANLPSLKTETGQDPNTNTVSTAATTAPAPATCTTQTMSVAPPSGAAAGAPGGWVPLPPPSAPYSRTEFPSLEAAAQPSHRSAEHAAPQPQLRPQTEGSWTCGGTAGVRPEGASPAPAAPAPSAAAQPPHYRAILPSFLDCTNSPLSPQLIKGSSGSGLGLGSLGALRDSRGGGGGGAPRPAPRPPATPRAVEVLTARPILREEQISSLDDISRDAGWAQHDDIDYDQKLDFSDGESSMPSASKGIHKINHNRAAVDMDRVGDSKIQEVGDEEQLWAERRQKQSNEIAQAVARARQRKAEEQRRQMSDSGAPPPTAKDSRDREPDTRDKERTDNRDRERADNRDRVDNRDKVNNEIRDTRDKERVDNRDRDRMDNRERFDNRDRDRDRMDTRDRGENRDNRGRMDNRERQDGEKERADNRDRDRNDNRERTDRDRFDRERERTDNRDRERGDRDRGDRDRGDRDRGDRERDRDRDFRDRDYGRQHDQNNPAFSKTFQQNIPPRFLKQQQNRQQDEQHKGWAFSGKQAPRRQEPPSYNAPRHAPHNGRRSYSRDYSDREDEFRRDSKEGSGQHWRSEMQDYEKVGRELDRSNSKESYKDYGDHKERRSESDRKSVERSTEQISKPSAADKLSEVFERKSIGITEAFSSDSSSNAPTTDVRNSPASNSQRESSERDFGNTSWAEASQEDHANFSSKSPTEKIVHSSENEQKPKDPVLKDEEPKRQSLPPSAGPPLQQTAAPTNMTPFAAQGQNKNHGIAVQNFSHNQPSQANSFTNQPTQPVTSLSHSQSFTDAQVSKTSNLSISKSLLEPLTNPHLQNPPTSDPMAMNVKPIFTPQKSEKELSESESICSKSSTDPAAPTVPKPNEAHSVESLHSGSESQKRNVDDKRHERFTEAFNKIPNKEPIERKSSGSGSEKKGRGGYGGGVGCGVYRGWGQRESRGRRSHRSSHSNNRASESDGSTDGAPNAERKERRRAPRSPRGMKKPDRIDDPNRPLLVDQPPPMDNMENREPFAPRGQPSRRGRGGFQGTTRPPAPAKRVTGYGPPNTKSPFSQANRAVKDMDEVKDNAPLDDKGKPGNKPRTGSSLGRGRDRRPKGTGPGPLSGEDENWETTSEHSEGGGSSGRRRSVGGRMSSQSLKGQGRNQASGNRQNNGGRNSQPGKKDALVDNKTVDITEAMTDLNITVVKKEDEVADDGFQEVRNKKNSKDTRGPTVKEETQNIAKQPRSHSNQGGGRNRSTTRNTNDKSNARGSAPVSGKTGPQYDRTRQANLAPRFVKQRQKQQMGLVTAFGPDTGAAPPPPAVNAWDKPISQTLRGNVEEPSEPIENKSGPPSQRSTPGDAPAENKPAPVGPAIAPSLATDNAGAGVLDGTTPPVETIIFENTNYKTAPPAEALKQKYQPSANTAKPQGEEMPTEVDARALTFNGDVRPPPRSIQELISDRPVTDGESTLGLPMSFDTTQKAEDSSDMKLDFAFDSDLGQLTEDKSAKSALGLPRGTHMSTSNTISPLAADLNLKIASVKKVWEMSAVAEGSEELQFAGFEEGNTETGAPPNVCKVKPTQQLQSPPPQHYNHMGYQGGYGGLSVPSPPAVLFNSSQQLLGSSQQMPQQGGLYGAFLDQSRGQFGGFPGTPYGAGSAAPYNYQPPPDMFQSLPNQYRMAAAAGGGAAFGQSGQLGNSPSTVLISSTSNSLMSASVKPSTQQIGAIGSKGGGVGGVGGVGGVNTYQQQYLGYSGPVGDASYSLQGLMPRPAPPASSYYSPYQPPAAPAPTYPLQFTQPAQSGAFSSQFLSNQLQVAAAVQQMQQQQQFRAPLQQQFAPPPAAAQPRPPPQQLKSPLHEHANGFAPLCEPASPTPQGKQPKPNVQKPPHSPPHHKYHAPPPHPPPAHTPHQHHPQHPQHPQHQQHQQHPQHPQHQQHPQHQQHQQHQQQMGGGNNGRCGGGMPRGGLAAPRYPAPIQRPHAPAMPLYRAPPAPARPHHAPPRHNLYYHHHQRNGGGVMERPSEGGEPAAAPEEAEAPPVEAQPAEVKAE from the exons ATGTCTGCACTCTCGACGCCGGGCGGCGGAGGCACTTCGGCGCAGAGCAAGCCGACGTCCGGCAAGCAAAAGTATCAAAAGTTGGACATCAATAGCTTGTACTGTACCAACAAA AACGAGAGCTCTGAACCGTCATCTGTGAAATCTCAACTAAGCCGTAAACATGGAATGCAAAGTCTCGGAAAAGTACCCTCAGCCCGGCGTCCACCTGCCAACTTGCCTTCTTTGAAAACTGAAACTGGACAAGATCCCAATACTAA CACTGTCTCGACTGCTGCCACTACTGCCCCTGCACCAGCAACATGCACTACTCAGACTATG AGTGTCGCGCCGCCCAGCGGTGCGGCTGCGGGCGCCCCTGGCGGCTGGGTgccgctgccgccgccctcGGCGCCGTACTCGCGCACAGAGTTCCCCTCGCTCGAGGCTGCTGCTCAGCCCTCGCACCGCTCCGCAGAACACGCGGCACCGCAGCCGCAACTCAGACCACAAA CGGAAGGCAGCTGGACGTGCGGTGGCACCGCCGGCGTGAGGCCCGAGGGCGCgtcgcccgcgcccgccgccccTGCGCCCAGCGCGGCCGCACAGCCGCCCCACTACCGTGCCATTCTGCCCTCATTT TTGGATTGTACAAATTCTCCATTATCGCCGCAGCTGATAAAAGGTAGCAGCGGCAGCGGGCTAGGGTTGGGGTCTCTGGGCGCGCTCCGCGAcagccgcggcggcggcggcggcggcgcgccgcggcCCGCCCCTCGCCCGCCCGCCACGCCCCGCGCCGTCGAGGTGCTCACTGCGCGTCCCATCCTGCGCGAGGAGCAGATATCCTCGCTCGACGACATCTCGCGCGACGCCGGATGGGCGCAACATGATGACATTGATTATGA TCAAAAATTGGACTTTTCTGACGGAGAATCCTCGATGCCTTCCGCGAGTAAGGGGATTCACAAAATCAATCACAACAGAGCAGCTGTTGACATGGATCGGGTGGGAGATTCGAAAATACAGGAAGTGGGTGACGAGGAACAATTGTGGGCGGAGCGGCGACAGAAGCAAAGCAACGAGATCGCTCAGGCAGTAGCGCGGGCGCGTCAGCGCAAGGCCGAGGAGCAGCGGCGGCAGATGTCCGACTcgggcgcgccgccgccgaccgccAAGGACAGCAGGGACCGCGAGCCCGACACTAGGGACAAAGAAAGGACTGATAACCGAGACAGGGAGCGGGCCGACAACAGGGACCGCGTAGACAATAGGGATAAAGTTAATAACGAAATTCGCGACACCCGGGACAAGGAGCGTGTCGATAACCGCGACAGAGATCGCATGGATAACAGGGAACGGTTCGACAACAGGGACCGAGACCGCGATCGCATGGACACTCGCGATCGCGGAGAAAACCGAGACAACCGAGGTCGCATGGATAACAGAGAACGCCAAGATGGCGAGAAGGAGAGAGCGGACAACCGCGACAGAGACCGCAACGATAATAGAGAGCGCACAGATCGCGACCGGTTTGACCGGGAGCGAGAGCGCACAGACAACAGGGACCGCGAGCGCGGTGACCGCGACCGTGGCGACCGCGACCGCGGCGATCGCGACCGAGGGGACCGGGAAAGGGATCGCGACCGGGACTTCCGCGACAGGGACTACGGACGCCAACATGATCAAAACAATCCCGCGTTTTCCAAGACTTTCCAACAAAATATTCCGCCTCGATTCCTAAAACAACAGCAGAACAGACAGCAGGACGAGCAGCACAAGGGCTGGGCTTTCTCCGGCAAGCAGGCACCGCGCCGCCAGGAGCCACCGTCCTACAACGCTCCCCGCCATGCGCCGCACAATGGCCGCCGTTCCTATTCCAG GGATTACTCGGACCGCGAAGATGAGTTCAGAAGGGACAGCAAAGAAGGATCTGGGCAACACTGGCGATCCGAAATGCAGGATTATGAGAAAGTGGGCCGTGAATTGGACAGATCTAACTCCAAGGAGTCCTATAAAGACTATGGCGATCATAAAGAAAGGAGAAGCGAATCCGATCGGAAATCTGTGGAACGATCCACGGAACAAATCAGCAAGCCTTCCGCTGCTGACAAACTATCAGAAGTTTTTGAACGAAAGAGCATTGGAATAACGGAAGCTTtttcatctgactcgtcttccAACGCGCCTACGACTGATGTACGTAATTCGCCTGCGTCCAATTCTCAGCGCGAATCATCCGAGAGAGACTTTGGTAATACTTCCTGGGCCGAAGCCTCGCAAGAAGATCACGCTAACTTTTCATCAAAATCTCCCACTgagaaaattgtacattccagtGAGAATGAACAGAAGCCTAAAGATCCTGTTCTGAAAGACGAGGAACCCAAGCGTCAGTCTCTACCACCCAGCGCAGGACCTCCCCTACAACAGACAGCAGCTCCAACAAACATGACTCCATTCGCCGCTCAAGGTCAAAACAAGAATCATGGCATTGCGGTACAAAACTTCTCTCATAATCAACCATCTCAAGCTAATTCTTTTACAAACCAACCAACCCAACCTGTCACCTCTCTAAGTCATTCTCAGTCGTTTACGGACGCCCAAGTTTCTAAAACTTCGAATTTATCTATAAGTAAAAGTCTTCTGGAACCTCTAACCAACCCGCATTTACAAAATCCTCCTACATCTGATCCAATGGCGATGAACGTGAAGCCAATATTTACGCCGCAAAAGTCGGAGAAGGAACTCTCAGAATCTGAATCAATCTGTTCCAAGTCGAGTACGGATCCTGCAGCCCCCACGGTGCCCAAGCCTAACGAGGCACACTCCGTAGAATCTCTTCACAGTGGGTCGGAGTCTCAAAAGCGCAATGTTGATGACAAAAGACACGAAAGGTTTACTGAGGCGTTTAATAAAATTCCTAATAAAGAACCTATTGAAAGGAAATCTAGTGGCTCCGGTTCAGAAAAGAAAGGAAGAGGAGGGTATGGAGGTGGAGTCGGGTGCGGCGTCTACCGAGGCTGGGGACAGCGAGAGTCACGTGGGAGACGCTCGCACCGCAGCTCGCACTCCAACAACCGAGCCAGCGAGTCAGACGGCTCCACTGACGGCGCGCCCAACGCCGAGCGGAAGGAGcggcgccgcgcaccgcgcagccCGAGGGGCATGAAGAAACCTGACAGAATCGACGATCCTAATCGCCCTCTACTTGTTGACCAGCCTCCTCCCATGGATAATATGGAAAATCGTGAGCCCTTTGCGCCTCGAGGTCAGCCTTCTCGACGGGGGCGAGGCGGCTTCCAGGGTACCACGCGGCCACCGGCGCCCGCTAAAAGGGTTACTGGCTATGGGCCGCCAAATACCAAAAGTCCGTTTAGTCAGGCAAATCGCGCCGTTAAGGATATGGACGAAGTAAAAGACAATGCGCCGCTGGACGACAAGGGGAAACCTGGCAACAAGCCTCGCACCGGCTCGTCTCTCGGCAGAGGTCGAGACCGCCGCCCGAAGGGAACCGGGCCGGGCCCGCTTAGTGGTGAAGATGAAAATTGGGAAACGACGTCTGAACATTCCGAAGGAGGAGGATCCAGCGGCCGTCGAAGGTCCGTCGGCGGTCGAATGTCGAGCCAGTCCCTCAAAGGGCAAGGGCGCAACCAGGCATCCGGAAACCGCCAAAACAACGGTGGCCGCAACTCGCAGCCCGGCAAGAAAGATGCTCTAGTAGATAATAAAACTGTTGATATTACGGAGGCTATGACTGATCTTAACATAACTGTCGTTAAAAAAGAAGATGAGGTCGCGGACGACGGTTTCCAGGAGGTGCGTAATAAGAAAAATTCAAAGGACACTAGAGGACCTACTGTAAAAGAAGAAACTCAGAACATTGCCAAACAGCCTAGATCTCACTCAAACCAGGGCGGTGGCCGAAATAGATCGACTACTAGAAATACTAACGATAAGTCTAACGCAAGAGGTTCCGCCCCCGTGTCTGGTAAGACCGGGCCGCAGTACGATCGAACGCGACAGGCTAACCTGGCACCGCGTTTTGTGAAGCAGAGACAAAAGCAGCAAATGGGCTTGGTGACCGCATTTGGACCAGACACGGGTGCGGCACCTCCGCCGCCCGCAGTTAATGCTTGGGATAAACCTATTTCGCAAACTCTGCGGGGTAATGTTGAAGAACCCTCCGAGCCGATCGAAAACAAGTCTGGTCCACCAAGTCAGCGTAGCACGCCAGGCGACGCTCCCGCCGAGAACAAGCCGGCGCCAGTGGGGCCTGCTATCGCTCCGTCCCTCGCCACTGATAATGCTGGGGCTGGGGTTCTTGACGGGACCACGCCGCCTGTGGAAACTATTATATTCGAAAATACTAACTACAAGACTGCTCCACCCGCCGAGGCTCTCAAACAGAAGTATCAACCTAGTGCAAATACTGCCAAGCCGCAAGGCGAGGAAATGCCTACGGAAGTTGACGCCCGAGCGCTCACATTCAATGGGGACGTAAGACCGCCGCCGCGTTCTATTCAAGAATTAATATCAGATAGACCCGTGACTGACGGGGAGAGCACTCTGGGCTTGCCGATGTCGTTCGACACGACTCAGAAAGCCGAGGATTCGTCCGATATGAAATTAGATTTCGCTTTCGATTCGGATCTCGGTCAATTGACTGAGGATAAGTCGGCCAAATCTGCGCTAGGCTTGCCGCGTGGGACGCACATGAGCACTTCAAACACAATTTCGCCGTTGGCTGCGGATCTCAATTTAAAAATCGCCAGCGTCAAGAAAGTATGGGAGATGTCTGCGGTGGCCGAAGGGAGTGAAGAATTGCAGTTTGCAGGTTTCGAGGAGGGCAATACGGAAACGGGTGCTCCCCCGAACGTGTGCAAGGTTAAACCGACGCAACAGCTGCAGTCGCCGCCCCCGCAGCACTACAACCACATGGGATACCAAGGGGGATACGGCGGGCTGTCGGTGCCGTCGCCGCCCGCGGTGCTGTTCAATTCGTCGCAGCAACTCCTGGGTTCGTCGCAGCAGATGCCGCAGCAGGGCGGGCTGTACGGTGCCTTCCTCGACCAGAGCCGGGGCCAGTTCGGAGGCTTCCCCGGGACGCCGTACGGTGCCGGCTCCGCGGCACCTTACAACTATCAACCTCCGCCTGACATGTTCCAGAGCCTTCCTAATCAGTACCGCATG GCGGCAGcagcgggcggcggcgcggcgttcGGCCAGTCCGGCCAGCTCGGCAACAGCCCCAGCACGGTGCTCATCTCCAGCACTTCCAACTCGCTCATGTCTGCCTCCGTCAAGCCCTCTACGCAACAGATCGGCGCCATAG GTAGCAAAGGTGGCGGCGTCGGTGGCGTCGGTGGCGTGGGCGGAGTGAATACCTACCAGCAACAATACTTAGGCTACTCCGGTCCGGTCGGCGACGCGTCGTACTCCCTGCAGGGCCTCATGCCgcggcccgcgccgcccgcgagCTCGTACTACTCGCCGTACcagccgcccgccgcgccggcgcCCACCTACCCGCTGCAGTTCACGCAGCCCGCGCAGTCGGGGGCATTCAGCTCTCAGTTCTTGTCGAACCAACTGCAAGTCGCAGCAGCCGTCCAACAGATGCAG CAGCAGCAACAGTTCCGCGCACCGCTCCAGCAGCAGTTCGCGCCCCCGCCCGCGGCCGCGcagccgcgcccgccgccgcagCAGCTCAAGAGCCCGCTTCACGAGCACGCCAACGGCTTCGCGCCGCTCTGCGAGCCCGCCTCGCCCACGCCGCAGGGCAAGCAACCCAAGCCCAAC GTACAAAAGCCGCCGCACTCTCCGCCGCACCACAAGTAccacgcgccgccgccgcacccgcCGCCCGCGCACACCCCGCACCAGCACCACCCGCAGCACCCGCAGCATCCGCAGCACCAGCAGCACCAGCAACACCCGCAGCACCCGCAGCACCAACAGCACCCGCAGCACCAACAGCATCAGCAACATCAGCAGCAG ATGGGCGGCGGCAACAACGGGCGGTGCGGCGGCGGCATGCCGCGTGGCGGACTGGCGGCGCCGCGCTACCCCGCGCCCATCCAGCGCCCGCACGCGCCCGCCATGCCGCTGTaccgcgcgccgcccgcgcccgcacgCCCACACCACGCGCCGCCGCGCCACAATCTCtactaccaccaccaccagcgCA ATGGCGGCGGTGTGATGGAGCGGCCCTCGGAGGGCGGCGAGCCGGCTGCAGCGCCCGAGGAGGCGGAGGCGCCGCCCGTGGAGGCGCAGCCCGCCGAGGTGAAGGCCGAGTGA